The stretch of DNA CACGCCGCGATCGCGCGCTCGACCAGCAGCTGCGTCTCCGCGCTCACGCGCATCGTGCGGCCCGCGCGCCGGTTGAGGATCGAGATCTCGCTCAGCGGCACGAAGCGGCTCCATCGACGCTCGAGCTGCGCGACGCGCGCGATCGCGCTCGCGAGCAGCGCGGTGTCGTCGGCGACGACGATGAGATGCGCGTCGCTTCCCATCGCGCGGAACCGGGACTGGTGGACATGCGGGAGGGTCGGTGCGTCGATCACGTCGACGATGGTCGCCCGTCGACCTGGGAAGGAGCCGTGAGAAGTCTGCGGTGTCACCCAGCGGATCCGGAGCCGCTTCGCAGGCGCGCTCGCGACCATGAGCAACGACGAACGACGAACACTGCACGCACGAGAGTCAGGAGCCGACGCGATGACCCAGCCCGTCCCCGCCCGCCGCCGTCGCCCGCATCCCGCGCACCGCGCGCGTCGGATCGTGGGTGCCTCGAGTGTCGCCGGCATGCTCGCGCTGACCGGCTGCATGGCCGCGACGACTGCGGCATCGTCGACGTCGGCGAGCACGAACGGCACGGCCACGAGCAACTCGACCGACTCGAGCAAGACGTCGGCCACGACCGTGTCCGGCGCAACCAGTGCAACCAGCGCGACGACCGCGACCAACCCGCAGTCGGTGACTGCGTCGTCGGGAAGTTGAGCCCGACGACGACCGGCCTCAGGCCTCCAACACGTAGAGCGTCGACCGGTTCCGGTTGTTGTCGAACGACGCGAAGAACAGCAACCCCTCACCGACGGCGATCGACGAGCCCAGGTAGTCCTGCGCGGTGCCGACCTGGAAGAACGCGATCGGATCGCAGTTGGGTGCGCCGCATCCGGACGCCTTGAAGGCGTAGACGCCCGCGTCGACGGGCACGCCCGACGCCGGGCCCTTCGCGATCAGCACGATCCCGTTCGTCACGACGGGCGCGGATTCGGAGCCAGCCCCGAAGTTGCCGCCGGTCCACGTCGGCGTGCACGCGCGGTGCCCGCAACCGTCGGCCGGGAACGCCTCGACGACGCCTTCGCGGTTCGGGTCGAGGCTGCCCTGCGCGGCGACGAGCAACGTCGAGCCCGACACCGCGGGCGCCGCGCTCGGCGCGTCGTCGCCGAGGACGGCGTGCCACGACTCCGCGCACTCGGCTGCGCCGCATCCCGACGCGCGGAACACCGCGATCACGCCGCCGCCGTCGAACGTGCCGCTCGAGATGTAGAGGTTGCCGCGTGCGACCGTCGGCGAGCTGAATCCCACGCCCGACAACGAGGCCTGCCACACCGGCTTGCACGTCACCGCGGCGCACCCGCCGGCGGCGAACGCATAGAGATGACCGTGCAGCCCGCGGTACGTGCCGAAGTACACGAACCCGCCGCTGACCGCCGCCGCCGACGTGCTGTGGCCCGCACCCGAGCCCGTCCAACGCGGGTGGCACATGGTCTCACCACAGCCCGATGCCGCGAACGCGAGGAGCTTGCCGCCGTAGTTCGTGACGTACACGGTGCCGTTCGCGATCGCGATCGACGTCAGCGCGGCACTCCCCAACCACCCGCGCCACACCGGCGCGCACGTCGTCGCGTTCCCACAGCCGCGTGCGTCGAAGGCGTACAGGTGACGATCGCCCGACGCGACGAACACGGTGTTGCCGTCGACCGCGGGCGCGCCGTAGATGCCGTTGCGCGTGTGACCGGTCCAGAGCGGCTCGCAGTCACTGAACGCGTCGAGACATCCGGCCGCGTTGAACGCGTCGAGATCCCCGTCGGCGCTGCCGACGTAGACGATGCCGTTCGCGACGACCGGCGACGAGCTCGTCGCCTGACCACCGATGTCGCCGGTCCAGCGCGTGTGCATGGTCGTCACCGACGTGCGCGTGAACGACGGGTCGAGCGCGTTCACGCCGACGTGGTCCGCGCCGCCCGCGTACTGCGGCCACTCGTCGCTCGCGCGTGCGGTCGCGGACGCGGTCGCGGTCGCGGCGCGCGACACCGCCGGCAACGCGCCGACGATCGCGACGACGAGCCCCACCACGACCAGCAAACGGCTCCGGTTCCCGACCATCACGCACCCCCGAACGTCGTGGCGGACGCGAAGGGTACGGCTGCGCGGGCGCGTTCGTTCAGATGCGGATCAGAAGCCGATCAGGCCAGCGCCTGATGGGCGAGCATCACGAGCACGAGCGCCGTGAGCAGCAGGACCGTGAGCAGCCCGTAGAAGCCCGCGCGCGGCCGGCTGAACGGAAGCGGGCGCGGTTCGGTTCGCTGCACCCCGTCTCATCGGCGTGCGGGCCCGCTTCCTGAAACCGTGACCCCGAGGCCCTTCCCCTTACGGCCCGGTGTAGGTGACCCGGTGGACGGAGCCGTCGGCGAGGTTGACGTACCACATGTTGCCGGTCGCGGGATCGTTCTCGATGTCGACCGGGCCGAAGCCGGCAGCGTTGTGCACGAACGTCTGCAACGTCGACGAGTCCGGCAGGCCGTTCGCGCCCTTGAACATCACCCACATGCAGCCGCGCACGTAGTCGGAGAAGAACACCGCGCCCTGGTACGACGCGGGGTAGCTCGCGTTCAGCGCGGTGAAGTCGACGCCGCTGATCACCGACGAGCCCTTCTGTGTCGCGCAGGCGTCGTGCGGGCCGAGCTTCGAGCCATGGCTGTACTGGTAGTACGGCGGCACCGCGGGCGACGTCGTGTCGTTGTACAG from Acidimicrobiia bacterium encodes:
- a CDS encoding PQQ-binding-like beta-propeller repeat protein, which codes for MVGNRSRLLVVVGLVVAIVGALPAVSRAATATASATARASDEWPQYAGGADHVGVNALDPSFTRTSVTTMHTRWTGDIGGQATSSSPVVANGIVYVGSADGDLDAFNAAGCLDAFSDCEPLWTGHTRNGIYGAPAVDGNTVFVASGDRHLYAFDARGCGNATTCAPVWRGWLGSAALTSIAIANGTVYVTNYGGKLLAFAASGCGETMCHPRWTGSGAGHSTSAAAVSGGFVYFGTYRGLHGHLYAFAAGGCAAVTCKPVWQASLSGVGFSSPTVARGNLYISSGTFDGGGVIAVFRASGCGAAECAESWHAVLGDDAPSAAPAVSGSTLLVAAQGSLDPNREGVVEAFPADGCGHRACTPTWTGGNFGAGSESAPVVTNGIVLIAKGPASGVPVDAGVYAFKASGCGAPNCDPIAFFQVGTAQDYLGSSIAVGEGLLFFASFDNNRNRSTLYVLEA